A single Elephas maximus indicus isolate mEleMax1 chromosome 2, mEleMax1 primary haplotype, whole genome shotgun sequence DNA region contains:
- the LOC126067989 gene encoding olfactory receptor 14C36-like, producing the protein MANYTTVTEFLLLGFSDVWELRVLHAMLFLLMYLTTLIGNLLIVTVTTFDKSLHTPMYFFLRNLSVLDMCYISVTVPKACVILLLNNRVISIAGCAAQIFLVISCAAAELLFLTIMAYDRYLAICNPLHYPVIMNPRVCVQMTLASVFSGLIYAGVHTSNTFRLSFCQSNVIHQFFCDIPSLLKLSCSDTFINEVVIFFSAVVIVGGFFSFIIMTYIRIFSAVLKLPTRGERGKAFSTCVPHILVVTVFVSSVFVVYMNPTFNSPTIQDMIISVFYSIVPPFLNPIIYSLRSKQIKEAVRRTMRRILYSEKQ; encoded by the coding sequence ATGGCTAACTATACCACAGTGACTGAATTCTTGCTTTTGGGATTTTCTGATGTGTGGGAGCTCAGAGTCTTACATGCCATGTTATTCTTACTGATGTACTTGACAACCTTGATAGGAAACCTTCTCATTGTCACAGTAACCACTTTTGACAAGAGTcttcacacccccatgtatttcttccttagAAATCTGTCTGTCCTGGACATGTGCTACATTTCTGTCACTGTCCCCAAGGCGTGTGTGATCTTGCTGCTTAACAACAGAGTGATCTCTATTGCTGGATGTGCAGCTCAGATCTTCCTTGTAATTTCGTGTGCTGCTGCAGAACTGCTATTCCTCACcatcatggcctatgaccgctacttGGCCATCTGCAATCCCCTTCACTACCCTGTGATCATGAACCCTCGTGTCTGTGTCCAGATGACACTGGCCTCTGTATTCAGTGGTCTGATTTATGCAGGTGTGCACACTAGCAACACATTCCGGTTGTCCTTCTGTCAGTCTAACGTGATCCATCAGTTCTTTTGTGATATCCCCTCTTTGTTGAAGCTGTCCTGCTCTGATACCTTCATCAATGAGGTTGTAATATTTTTCTCCGCAGTCGTGATTGTAGGTGGGTTTTTTTCCTTCATCATCATGACTTATATTCGCATATTTTCTGCTGTGCTCAAGCTTCCAaccagaggagagagaggaaaggcaTTTTCCACCTGTGTACCTCACATCCTCGTGGTGACAGTCTTTGTCAGCTCAGTTTTTGTTGTGTATATGAATCCAACCTTCAACTCTCCAACAATTCAAGACATGATCATTTCTGTATTCTACTCTATAGTCCCTCCTTTCCTAAATCCTATCATCTATAGCCTTAGGAGCAAGCAGATAAAGGAGGCTGTAAGGAGAACTATGAGAAGGATACTGTattcagaaaaacaataa